In Eubalaena glacialis isolate mEubGla1 chromosome 3, mEubGla1.1.hap2.+ XY, whole genome shotgun sequence, the following are encoded in one genomic region:
- the PHACTR4 gene encoding phosphatase and actin regulator 4 isoform X2 has protein sequence MGQADISRPVNPDGVEEAGQPTADPGMVMDSVEAGDTTPPTKRKSKFSGFGKIFKPWKWRKKKSDKFKETSEVLERKISMRKPREELVKRGVLLEDSEQGGEDPGKLSHAMLKNGHTTPIGSARSSSPVQVEEEPRRIANLKKPIPEEDPKKRLGSTGSQPNSEAESIPENVPKQPLLPPKRHLSSSHEANEGHAKDATSSGSTARPLSSTSTTAITTAPAATTAATNPAKTVNSSVPPSQAPRTLPASPASTNTTATPSLTHTVPAKQPPIPPPKPAHRNSHPVIAELSQAINSGTLLSKLSPPLPPKRGIPSTLVPTSESAAATATTTKAPSDQKEKSTCSVGSEPLLMIPPTAPSPPLPTHIPPEPPRSPPFPAKTFQVVPEIKFPPSLDLPQEVPQQESQKREVPKRMLDHSFGEPHVPSRLPPVPLHIRIQQALTSPLPVTPPLEGSHRAHSLLFENSDNFSEDSSTLGRTRSLPITIEMLKVPDDEEEEEQIHISAFDADVASTSVVPKRPQCLQEEEEGKESDSDSEGPIQYRDEEDEDESHHSALANKVKRKDTLAMKLNHRPSEPEMNMNSWPRKSKEEWNEIRHQIANTLIRRLSQRPTPEELEQRNILQPKNEADRQAEKREIKRRLTRKLSQRPTVAELLARKILRFNEYVEVTDAHDYDRRADKPWTKLTPADKAAIRKELNEFKSSEMEVHEESKHFTRYHRP, from the exons AAGAAGCAGGTCAGCCCACTGCAGACCCAGGCATGGTCATGGACAGTGTGGAAGCAGGAGACACAACACCTCCTACCAAAAGGAAGAGCAAGTTCTCAGGCTTTGGCAAGATCTTCAAGCCCTGGAAATGGCGGAAAAAAAAAAGCGATAAATTCAAAGAGACATCAGAAG TTTTAGAGCGAAAAATATCTATGCGAAAACCGAGAGAAGAGCTGGTTAAAAGAGGGGTTCTGTTGGAAGACTCTGAGCAGG GTGGTGAGGACCCAGGGAAGCTGAGCCATGCCATGTTAAAGAATGGCCATACCACCCCCATAGGGAGCGCCAGATCTTCTAGTCCAGTCCAAGTAGAGGAAGAACCAAGAAGAATAGCAAATCTTAAGAAGCCTATTCCAGAAGAGGACCCAAAGAAGCGACTAG GCTCAACTGGAAGCCAGCCTAATTCTGAAGCAGAGTCCATTCCTGAGAATGTACCCAAACAGCCTTTACTTCCTCCTAAAAGACACTTGTCCTCTTCTCACGAAGCAAATGAAGGGCACGCAAAGGATGCCACTTCCTCTGGCAGCACGGCAAGACCACTCTCCTCCACGTCCACCACTGCCATCACCACAGCACCTGCTGCCACCACGGCTGCCACGAACCCAGCAAAAACTGTTAATTCCTCTGTCCCCCCTTCCCAAGCACCCAGGACTCTGCCTGCTTCTCCTGCCAGCACTAACACTACTGCTACCCCAAGCCTCACTCATACGGTCCCTGCCAAGCAGCCCCCTATCCCTCCCCCTAAACCAGCTCACAGAAATAGCCACCCTGTCATTG CTGAACTATCCCAAGCAATAAACAGTGGTACGTTGTTATCAAAGCTGTCCCCACCTTTACCGCCTAAGAGAGGCATTCCATCAACCTTGGTACCCACCTCAGAGtctgctgctgccactgccaccaccacaaAAGCACCAAGTGATCAGAAAGAGAAGAGCACATGCTCTGTGGGCTCCGAACCCCTGCTGATGATCCCCCCTACCGCCCCATCCCCCCCACTGCCTACTCATATACCTCCAGAACCCCCTCGGTCACCTCCATTCCCTGCTAAGACTTTTCAAGTTGTGCCAGAAATTAAGTTTCCACCTTCCTTAGACCTACCCCAGGAGGTTCCCCAGCAGGAAAGCCAGAAAAGGGAAGTACCCAAGAGGATGTTGGACCACAGCTTTGGGGAGCCCCATGTACCCTCTAGGCTTCCCCCAGTCCCACTGCATATCCGAATCCAGCAGGCCCTGACCAGCCCACTCCCCGTCACTCCTCCCTTGGAAGGCTCTCATAGAGCTCATTCATTGCTCTTCGAGAACAGTGACAACTTTTCTGAGGACAGCAGTACCCTGGGTCGGACCAGGTCACTTCCCATCACTATTGAAATGCTGAAAGT TCCAGAcgatgaagaagaggaggagcaGATCCACATATCTGCATTCGATGCAGATGTAGCATCTACCTCAGTCGTTCCTAAACGACCACAGTGTctgcaggaggaagaagaagggaaagagagtgACTCTGATTCAGAAGGTCCTATTCAATACCGAGATGAAGAGGATGAAGATGAAAGCCATCATA GTGCTCTGGccaacaaagtgaagaggaaagacACACTGGCAATGAAGTTGAACCACAGACCCAGTGAACCTGAAATGAACATGAATTCTTGGCCTCGAAAAAGCAAAGAGGAGTGGAATGAAATACGGCACCAGATTGCGAACACGCTGATCCG ACGACTGAGTCAAAGACCAACACCAGAAGAACTAGAGCAACGAAACATACTACAAC CTAAAAATGAAGCTGATCGTCAGGCAGAAAAACGAGAGATTAAACGTCGGCTCACTAGAAAG CTCAGTCAAAGGCCAACTGTGGCTGAACTACTTGCCAGGAAGATTCTGAGGTTTAATGAATACGTGGAGGTAACAGATGCTCATGATTATGACCGGCGAGCTGACAAACCTTGGACCAAACTGACCCCAGCTGACAAG GCTGCCAtaagaaaagaattaaatgaatttaaaagctCAGAGATGGAAGTTCATGAGGAGAGCAAACATTTTACACG CTACCACCGTCCATGA
- the PHACTR4 gene encoding phosphatase and actin regulator 4 isoform X5, with translation MVMDSVEAGDTTPPTKRKSKFSGFGKIFKPWKWRKKKSDKFKETSEVLERKISMRKPREELVKRGVLLEDSEQGGEDPGKLSHAMLKNGHTTPIGSARSSSPVQVEEEPRRIANLKKPIPEEDPKKRLGSTGSQPNSEAESIPENVPKQPLLPPKRHLSSSHEANEGHAKDATSSGSTARPLSSTSTTAITTAPAATTAATNPAKTVNSSVPPSQAPRTLPASPASTNTTATPSLTHTVPAKQPPIPPPKPAHRNSHPVIAELSQAINSGTLLSKLSPPLPPKRGIPSTLVPTSESAAATATTTKAPSDQKEKSTCSVGSEPLLMIPPTAPSPPLPTHIPPEPPRSPPFPAKTFQVVPEIKFPPSLDLPQEVPQQESQKREVPKRMLDHSFGEPHVPSRLPPVPLHIRIQQALTSPLPVTPPLEGSHRAHSLLFENSDNFSEDSSTLGRTRSLPITIEMLKVPDDEEEEEQIHISAFDADVASTSVVPKRPQCLQEEEEGKESDSDSEGPIQYRDEEDEDESHHSALANKVKRKDTLAMKLNHRPSEPEMNMNSWPRKSKEEWNEIRHQIANTLIRRLSQRPTPEELEQRNILQPKNEADRQAEKREIKRRLTRKLSQRPTVAELLARKILRFNEYVEVTDAHDYDRRADKPWTKLTPADKAAIRKELNEFKSSEMEVHEESKHFTRYHRP, from the exons ATGGTCATGGACAGTGTGGAAGCAGGAGACACAACACCTCCTACCAAAAGGAAGAGCAAGTTCTCAGGCTTTGGCAAGATCTTCAAGCCCTGGAAATGGCGGAAAAAAAAAAGCGATAAATTCAAAGAGACATCAGAAG TTTTAGAGCGAAAAATATCTATGCGAAAACCGAGAGAAGAGCTGGTTAAAAGAGGGGTTCTGTTGGAAGACTCTGAGCAGG GTGGTGAGGACCCAGGGAAGCTGAGCCATGCCATGTTAAAGAATGGCCATACCACCCCCATAGGGAGCGCCAGATCTTCTAGTCCAGTCCAAGTAGAGGAAGAACCAAGAAGAATAGCAAATCTTAAGAAGCCTATTCCAGAAGAGGACCCAAAGAAGCGACTAG GCTCAACTGGAAGCCAGCCTAATTCTGAAGCAGAGTCCATTCCTGAGAATGTACCCAAACAGCCTTTACTTCCTCCTAAAAGACACTTGTCCTCTTCTCACGAAGCAAATGAAGGGCACGCAAAGGATGCCACTTCCTCTGGCAGCACGGCAAGACCACTCTCCTCCACGTCCACCACTGCCATCACCACAGCACCTGCTGCCACCACGGCTGCCACGAACCCAGCAAAAACTGTTAATTCCTCTGTCCCCCCTTCCCAAGCACCCAGGACTCTGCCTGCTTCTCCTGCCAGCACTAACACTACTGCTACCCCAAGCCTCACTCATACGGTCCCTGCCAAGCAGCCCCCTATCCCTCCCCCTAAACCAGCTCACAGAAATAGCCACCCTGTCATTG CTGAACTATCCCAAGCAATAAACAGTGGTACGTTGTTATCAAAGCTGTCCCCACCTTTACCGCCTAAGAGAGGCATTCCATCAACCTTGGTACCCACCTCAGAGtctgctgctgccactgccaccaccacaaAAGCACCAAGTGATCAGAAAGAGAAGAGCACATGCTCTGTGGGCTCCGAACCCCTGCTGATGATCCCCCCTACCGCCCCATCCCCCCCACTGCCTACTCATATACCTCCAGAACCCCCTCGGTCACCTCCATTCCCTGCTAAGACTTTTCAAGTTGTGCCAGAAATTAAGTTTCCACCTTCCTTAGACCTACCCCAGGAGGTTCCCCAGCAGGAAAGCCAGAAAAGGGAAGTACCCAAGAGGATGTTGGACCACAGCTTTGGGGAGCCCCATGTACCCTCTAGGCTTCCCCCAGTCCCACTGCATATCCGAATCCAGCAGGCCCTGACCAGCCCACTCCCCGTCACTCCTCCCTTGGAAGGCTCTCATAGAGCTCATTCATTGCTCTTCGAGAACAGTGACAACTTTTCTGAGGACAGCAGTACCCTGGGTCGGACCAGGTCACTTCCCATCACTATTGAAATGCTGAAAGT TCCAGAcgatgaagaagaggaggagcaGATCCACATATCTGCATTCGATGCAGATGTAGCATCTACCTCAGTCGTTCCTAAACGACCACAGTGTctgcaggaggaagaagaagggaaagagagtgACTCTGATTCAGAAGGTCCTATTCAATACCGAGATGAAGAGGATGAAGATGAAAGCCATCATA GTGCTCTGGccaacaaagtgaagaggaaagacACACTGGCAATGAAGTTGAACCACAGACCCAGTGAACCTGAAATGAACATGAATTCTTGGCCTCGAAAAAGCAAAGAGGAGTGGAATGAAATACGGCACCAGATTGCGAACACGCTGATCCG ACGACTGAGTCAAAGACCAACACCAGAAGAACTAGAGCAACGAAACATACTACAAC CTAAAAATGAAGCTGATCGTCAGGCAGAAAAACGAGAGATTAAACGTCGGCTCACTAGAAAG CTCAGTCAAAGGCCAACTGTGGCTGAACTACTTGCCAGGAAGATTCTGAGGTTTAATGAATACGTGGAGGTAACAGATGCTCATGATTATGACCGGCGAGCTGACAAACCTTGGACCAAACTGACCCCAGCTGACAAG GCTGCCAtaagaaaagaattaaatgaatttaaaagctCAGAGATGGAAGTTCATGAGGAGAGCAAACATTTTACACG CTACCACCGTCCATGA
- the PHACTR4 gene encoding phosphatase and actin regulator 4 isoform X3 translates to MFWRYKDVKKLYTTSLNWLIVAWKIHLTSPKNAGTVEEAGQPTADPGMVMDSVEAGDTTPPTKRKSKFSGFGKIFKPWKWRKKKSDKFKETSEGGEDPGKLSHAMLKNGHTTPIGSARSSSPVQVEEEPRRIANLKKPIPEEDPKKRLGSTGSQPNSEAESIPENVPKQPLLPPKRHLSSSHEANEGHAKDATSSGSTARPLSSTSTTAITTAPAATTAATNPAKTVNSSVPPSQAPRTLPASPASTNTTATPSLTHTVPAKQPPIPPPKPAHRNSHPVIAELSQAINSGTLLSKLSPPLPPKRGIPSTLVPTSESAAATATTTKAPSDQKEKSTCSVGSEPLLMIPPTAPSPPLPTHIPPEPPRSPPFPAKTFQVVPEIKFPPSLDLPQEVPQQESQKREVPKRMLDHSFGEPHVPSRLPPVPLHIRIQQALTSPLPVTPPLEGSHRAHSLLFENSDNFSEDSSTLGRTRSLPITIEMLKVPDDEEEEEQIHISAFDADVASTSVVPKRPQCLQEEEEGKESDSDSEGPIQYRDEEDEDESHHSALANKVKRKDTLAMKLNHRPSEPEMNMNSWPRKSKEEWNEIRHQIANTLIRRLSQRPTPEELEQRNILQPKNEADRQAEKREIKRRLTRKLSQRPTVAELLARKILRFNEYVEVTDAHDYDRRADKPWTKLTPADKAAIRKELNEFKSSEMEVHEESKHFTRYHRP, encoded by the exons ACTTCTCCAAAGAACGCTGGGACAGTAG AAGAAGCAGGTCAGCCCACTGCAGACCCAGGCATGGTCATGGACAGTGTGGAAGCAGGAGACACAACACCTCCTACCAAAAGGAAGAGCAAGTTCTCAGGCTTTGGCAAGATCTTCAAGCCCTGGAAATGGCGGAAAAAAAAAAGCGATAAATTCAAAGAGACATCAGAAG GTGGTGAGGACCCAGGGAAGCTGAGCCATGCCATGTTAAAGAATGGCCATACCACCCCCATAGGGAGCGCCAGATCTTCTAGTCCAGTCCAAGTAGAGGAAGAACCAAGAAGAATAGCAAATCTTAAGAAGCCTATTCCAGAAGAGGACCCAAAGAAGCGACTAG GCTCAACTGGAAGCCAGCCTAATTCTGAAGCAGAGTCCATTCCTGAGAATGTACCCAAACAGCCTTTACTTCCTCCTAAAAGACACTTGTCCTCTTCTCACGAAGCAAATGAAGGGCACGCAAAGGATGCCACTTCCTCTGGCAGCACGGCAAGACCACTCTCCTCCACGTCCACCACTGCCATCACCACAGCACCTGCTGCCACCACGGCTGCCACGAACCCAGCAAAAACTGTTAATTCCTCTGTCCCCCCTTCCCAAGCACCCAGGACTCTGCCTGCTTCTCCTGCCAGCACTAACACTACTGCTACCCCAAGCCTCACTCATACGGTCCCTGCCAAGCAGCCCCCTATCCCTCCCCCTAAACCAGCTCACAGAAATAGCCACCCTGTCATTG CTGAACTATCCCAAGCAATAAACAGTGGTACGTTGTTATCAAAGCTGTCCCCACCTTTACCGCCTAAGAGAGGCATTCCATCAACCTTGGTACCCACCTCAGAGtctgctgctgccactgccaccaccacaaAAGCACCAAGTGATCAGAAAGAGAAGAGCACATGCTCTGTGGGCTCCGAACCCCTGCTGATGATCCCCCCTACCGCCCCATCCCCCCCACTGCCTACTCATATACCTCCAGAACCCCCTCGGTCACCTCCATTCCCTGCTAAGACTTTTCAAGTTGTGCCAGAAATTAAGTTTCCACCTTCCTTAGACCTACCCCAGGAGGTTCCCCAGCAGGAAAGCCAGAAAAGGGAAGTACCCAAGAGGATGTTGGACCACAGCTTTGGGGAGCCCCATGTACCCTCTAGGCTTCCCCCAGTCCCACTGCATATCCGAATCCAGCAGGCCCTGACCAGCCCACTCCCCGTCACTCCTCCCTTGGAAGGCTCTCATAGAGCTCATTCATTGCTCTTCGAGAACAGTGACAACTTTTCTGAGGACAGCAGTACCCTGGGTCGGACCAGGTCACTTCCCATCACTATTGAAATGCTGAAAGT TCCAGAcgatgaagaagaggaggagcaGATCCACATATCTGCATTCGATGCAGATGTAGCATCTACCTCAGTCGTTCCTAAACGACCACAGTGTctgcaggaggaagaagaagggaaagagagtgACTCTGATTCAGAAGGTCCTATTCAATACCGAGATGAAGAGGATGAAGATGAAAGCCATCATA GTGCTCTGGccaacaaagtgaagaggaaagacACACTGGCAATGAAGTTGAACCACAGACCCAGTGAACCTGAAATGAACATGAATTCTTGGCCTCGAAAAAGCAAAGAGGAGTGGAATGAAATACGGCACCAGATTGCGAACACGCTGATCCG ACGACTGAGTCAAAGACCAACACCAGAAGAACTAGAGCAACGAAACATACTACAAC CTAAAAATGAAGCTGATCGTCAGGCAGAAAAACGAGAGATTAAACGTCGGCTCACTAGAAAG CTCAGTCAAAGGCCAACTGTGGCTGAACTACTTGCCAGGAAGATTCTGAGGTTTAATGAATACGTGGAGGTAACAGATGCTCATGATTATGACCGGCGAGCTGACAAACCTTGGACCAAACTGACCCCAGCTGACAAG GCTGCCAtaagaaaagaattaaatgaatttaaaagctCAGAGATGGAAGTTCATGAGGAGAGCAAACATTTTACACG CTACCACCGTCCATGA
- the PHACTR4 gene encoding phosphatase and actin regulator 4 isoform X4 — MEDPFEEAGQPTADPGMVMDSVEAGDTTPPTKRKSKFSGFGKIFKPWKWRKKKSDKFKETSEVLERKISMRKPREELVKRGVLLEDSEQGGEDPGKLSHAMLKNGHTTPIGSARSSSPVQVEEEPRRIANLKKPIPEEDPKKRLGSTGSQPNSEAESIPENVPKQPLLPPKRHLSSSHEANEGHAKDATSSGSTARPLSSTSTTAITTAPAATTAATNPAKTVNSSVPPSQAPRTLPASPASTNTTATPSLTHTVPAKQPPIPPPKPAHRNSHPVIAELSQAINSGTLLSKLSPPLPPKRGIPSTLVPTSESAAATATTTKAPSDQKEKSTCSVGSEPLLMIPPTAPSPPLPTHIPPEPPRSPPFPAKTFQVVPEIKFPPSLDLPQEVPQQESQKREVPKRMLDHSFGEPHVPSRLPPVPLHIRIQQALTSPLPVTPPLEGSHRAHSLLFENSDNFSEDSSTLGRTRSLPITIEMLKVPDDEEEEEQIHISAFDADVASTSVVPKRPQCLQEEEEGKESDSDSEGPIQYRDEEDEDESHHSALANKVKRKDTLAMKLNHRPSEPEMNMNSWPRKSKEEWNEIRHQIANTLIRRLSQRPTPEELEQRNILQPKNEADRQAEKREIKRRLTRKLSQRPTVAELLARKILRFNEYVEVTDAHDYDRRADKPWTKLTPADKAAIRKELNEFKSSEMEVHEESKHFTRYHRP; from the exons AAGAAGCAGGTCAGCCCACTGCAGACCCAGGCATGGTCATGGACAGTGTGGAAGCAGGAGACACAACACCTCCTACCAAAAGGAAGAGCAAGTTCTCAGGCTTTGGCAAGATCTTCAAGCCCTGGAAATGGCGGAAAAAAAAAAGCGATAAATTCAAAGAGACATCAGAAG TTTTAGAGCGAAAAATATCTATGCGAAAACCGAGAGAAGAGCTGGTTAAAAGAGGGGTTCTGTTGGAAGACTCTGAGCAGG GTGGTGAGGACCCAGGGAAGCTGAGCCATGCCATGTTAAAGAATGGCCATACCACCCCCATAGGGAGCGCCAGATCTTCTAGTCCAGTCCAAGTAGAGGAAGAACCAAGAAGAATAGCAAATCTTAAGAAGCCTATTCCAGAAGAGGACCCAAAGAAGCGACTAG GCTCAACTGGAAGCCAGCCTAATTCTGAAGCAGAGTCCATTCCTGAGAATGTACCCAAACAGCCTTTACTTCCTCCTAAAAGACACTTGTCCTCTTCTCACGAAGCAAATGAAGGGCACGCAAAGGATGCCACTTCCTCTGGCAGCACGGCAAGACCACTCTCCTCCACGTCCACCACTGCCATCACCACAGCACCTGCTGCCACCACGGCTGCCACGAACCCAGCAAAAACTGTTAATTCCTCTGTCCCCCCTTCCCAAGCACCCAGGACTCTGCCTGCTTCTCCTGCCAGCACTAACACTACTGCTACCCCAAGCCTCACTCATACGGTCCCTGCCAAGCAGCCCCCTATCCCTCCCCCTAAACCAGCTCACAGAAATAGCCACCCTGTCATTG CTGAACTATCCCAAGCAATAAACAGTGGTACGTTGTTATCAAAGCTGTCCCCACCTTTACCGCCTAAGAGAGGCATTCCATCAACCTTGGTACCCACCTCAGAGtctgctgctgccactgccaccaccacaaAAGCACCAAGTGATCAGAAAGAGAAGAGCACATGCTCTGTGGGCTCCGAACCCCTGCTGATGATCCCCCCTACCGCCCCATCCCCCCCACTGCCTACTCATATACCTCCAGAACCCCCTCGGTCACCTCCATTCCCTGCTAAGACTTTTCAAGTTGTGCCAGAAATTAAGTTTCCACCTTCCTTAGACCTACCCCAGGAGGTTCCCCAGCAGGAAAGCCAGAAAAGGGAAGTACCCAAGAGGATGTTGGACCACAGCTTTGGGGAGCCCCATGTACCCTCTAGGCTTCCCCCAGTCCCACTGCATATCCGAATCCAGCAGGCCCTGACCAGCCCACTCCCCGTCACTCCTCCCTTGGAAGGCTCTCATAGAGCTCATTCATTGCTCTTCGAGAACAGTGACAACTTTTCTGAGGACAGCAGTACCCTGGGTCGGACCAGGTCACTTCCCATCACTATTGAAATGCTGAAAGT TCCAGAcgatgaagaagaggaggagcaGATCCACATATCTGCATTCGATGCAGATGTAGCATCTACCTCAGTCGTTCCTAAACGACCACAGTGTctgcaggaggaagaagaagggaaagagagtgACTCTGATTCAGAAGGTCCTATTCAATACCGAGATGAAGAGGATGAAGATGAAAGCCATCATA GTGCTCTGGccaacaaagtgaagaggaaagacACACTGGCAATGAAGTTGAACCACAGACCCAGTGAACCTGAAATGAACATGAATTCTTGGCCTCGAAAAAGCAAAGAGGAGTGGAATGAAATACGGCACCAGATTGCGAACACGCTGATCCG ACGACTGAGTCAAAGACCAACACCAGAAGAACTAGAGCAACGAAACATACTACAAC CTAAAAATGAAGCTGATCGTCAGGCAGAAAAACGAGAGATTAAACGTCGGCTCACTAGAAAG CTCAGTCAAAGGCCAACTGTGGCTGAACTACTTGCCAGGAAGATTCTGAGGTTTAATGAATACGTGGAGGTAACAGATGCTCATGATTATGACCGGCGAGCTGACAAACCTTGGACCAAACTGACCCCAGCTGACAAG GCTGCCAtaagaaaagaattaaatgaatttaaaagctCAGAGATGGAAGTTCATGAGGAGAGCAAACATTTTACACG CTACCACCGTCCATGA
- the PHACTR4 gene encoding phosphatase and actin regulator 4 isoform X1 has protein sequence MFWRYKDVKKLYTTSLNWLIVAWKIHLTSPKNAGTVEEAGQPTADPGMVMDSVEAGDTTPPTKRKSKFSGFGKIFKPWKWRKKKSDKFKETSEVLERKISMRKPREELVKRGVLLEDSEQGGEDPGKLSHAMLKNGHTTPIGSARSSSPVQVEEEPRRIANLKKPIPEEDPKKRLGSTGSQPNSEAESIPENVPKQPLLPPKRHLSSSHEANEGHAKDATSSGSTARPLSSTSTTAITTAPAATTAATNPAKTVNSSVPPSQAPRTLPASPASTNTTATPSLTHTVPAKQPPIPPPKPAHRNSHPVIAELSQAINSGTLLSKLSPPLPPKRGIPSTLVPTSESAAATATTTKAPSDQKEKSTCSVGSEPLLMIPPTAPSPPLPTHIPPEPPRSPPFPAKTFQVVPEIKFPPSLDLPQEVPQQESQKREVPKRMLDHSFGEPHVPSRLPPVPLHIRIQQALTSPLPVTPPLEGSHRAHSLLFENSDNFSEDSSTLGRTRSLPITIEMLKVPDDEEEEEQIHISAFDADVASTSVVPKRPQCLQEEEEGKESDSDSEGPIQYRDEEDEDESHHSALANKVKRKDTLAMKLNHRPSEPEMNMNSWPRKSKEEWNEIRHQIANTLIRRLSQRPTPEELEQRNILQPKNEADRQAEKREIKRRLTRKLSQRPTVAELLARKILRFNEYVEVTDAHDYDRRADKPWTKLTPADKAAIRKELNEFKSSEMEVHEESKHFTRYHRP, from the exons ACTTCTCCAAAGAACGCTGGGACAGTAG AAGAAGCAGGTCAGCCCACTGCAGACCCAGGCATGGTCATGGACAGTGTGGAAGCAGGAGACACAACACCTCCTACCAAAAGGAAGAGCAAGTTCTCAGGCTTTGGCAAGATCTTCAAGCCCTGGAAATGGCGGAAAAAAAAAAGCGATAAATTCAAAGAGACATCAGAAG TTTTAGAGCGAAAAATATCTATGCGAAAACCGAGAGAAGAGCTGGTTAAAAGAGGGGTTCTGTTGGAAGACTCTGAGCAGG GTGGTGAGGACCCAGGGAAGCTGAGCCATGCCATGTTAAAGAATGGCCATACCACCCCCATAGGGAGCGCCAGATCTTCTAGTCCAGTCCAAGTAGAGGAAGAACCAAGAAGAATAGCAAATCTTAAGAAGCCTATTCCAGAAGAGGACCCAAAGAAGCGACTAG GCTCAACTGGAAGCCAGCCTAATTCTGAAGCAGAGTCCATTCCTGAGAATGTACCCAAACAGCCTTTACTTCCTCCTAAAAGACACTTGTCCTCTTCTCACGAAGCAAATGAAGGGCACGCAAAGGATGCCACTTCCTCTGGCAGCACGGCAAGACCACTCTCCTCCACGTCCACCACTGCCATCACCACAGCACCTGCTGCCACCACGGCTGCCACGAACCCAGCAAAAACTGTTAATTCCTCTGTCCCCCCTTCCCAAGCACCCAGGACTCTGCCTGCTTCTCCTGCCAGCACTAACACTACTGCTACCCCAAGCCTCACTCATACGGTCCCTGCCAAGCAGCCCCCTATCCCTCCCCCTAAACCAGCTCACAGAAATAGCCACCCTGTCATTG CTGAACTATCCCAAGCAATAAACAGTGGTACGTTGTTATCAAAGCTGTCCCCACCTTTACCGCCTAAGAGAGGCATTCCATCAACCTTGGTACCCACCTCAGAGtctgctgctgccactgccaccaccacaaAAGCACCAAGTGATCAGAAAGAGAAGAGCACATGCTCTGTGGGCTCCGAACCCCTGCTGATGATCCCCCCTACCGCCCCATCCCCCCCACTGCCTACTCATATACCTCCAGAACCCCCTCGGTCACCTCCATTCCCTGCTAAGACTTTTCAAGTTGTGCCAGAAATTAAGTTTCCACCTTCCTTAGACCTACCCCAGGAGGTTCCCCAGCAGGAAAGCCAGAAAAGGGAAGTACCCAAGAGGATGTTGGACCACAGCTTTGGGGAGCCCCATGTACCCTCTAGGCTTCCCCCAGTCCCACTGCATATCCGAATCCAGCAGGCCCTGACCAGCCCACTCCCCGTCACTCCTCCCTTGGAAGGCTCTCATAGAGCTCATTCATTGCTCTTCGAGAACAGTGACAACTTTTCTGAGGACAGCAGTACCCTGGGTCGGACCAGGTCACTTCCCATCACTATTGAAATGCTGAAAGT TCCAGAcgatgaagaagaggaggagcaGATCCACATATCTGCATTCGATGCAGATGTAGCATCTACCTCAGTCGTTCCTAAACGACCACAGTGTctgcaggaggaagaagaagggaaagagagtgACTCTGATTCAGAAGGTCCTATTCAATACCGAGATGAAGAGGATGAAGATGAAAGCCATCATA GTGCTCTGGccaacaaagtgaagaggaaagacACACTGGCAATGAAGTTGAACCACAGACCCAGTGAACCTGAAATGAACATGAATTCTTGGCCTCGAAAAAGCAAAGAGGAGTGGAATGAAATACGGCACCAGATTGCGAACACGCTGATCCG ACGACTGAGTCAAAGACCAACACCAGAAGAACTAGAGCAACGAAACATACTACAAC CTAAAAATGAAGCTGATCGTCAGGCAGAAAAACGAGAGATTAAACGTCGGCTCACTAGAAAG CTCAGTCAAAGGCCAACTGTGGCTGAACTACTTGCCAGGAAGATTCTGAGGTTTAATGAATACGTGGAGGTAACAGATGCTCATGATTATGACCGGCGAGCTGACAAACCTTGGACCAAACTGACCCCAGCTGACAAG GCTGCCAtaagaaaagaattaaatgaatttaaaagctCAGAGATGGAAGTTCATGAGGAGAGCAAACATTTTACACG CTACCACCGTCCATGA